The following proteins are encoded in a genomic region of Cetobacterium sp. 8H:
- a CDS encoding DEAD/DEAH box helicase family protein, translated as MLISNNKNTMYETLKNSINNCEEIIMNVPFIRDSGLKLLIPELLKAKNAGKNIKILTSDYMKVTEPNALYRLLDIPGVKIFNNPSNRSFHEKTYVFKNKNKIEIYVGSSNISYSELVSGVEWNYYFNGDSNQENINDILLEFNELYEKCSYNLTLDWLRSYEKSYEKKYFEKLIDPQPSMEIMKKLEPIKFQVPALYELSKTREEGYKKAMVVVGTGLGKTYLSAFDSMSFNKILFVAHRDEILRDAKKTFETVYKDTKSYGFFNGYKKEVAKDITFATVITLSKDEYLADNYFSKEYFDYIVIDEFHHSSAPSYLKLLDYFKPKFLLGLTATPDRADSGDVYRLCDYNIAYECDFRVGINNGWLTPFEYFGIYDDTDYSLIPWRSGKYDLEALENSLIIEKRLELVYKKYIEFRKTSTIAFCASVKHCKVMQHYFSDRNIKSEIVIGDTSVEKRQEIIFKLKEGKLDIIFTVDVFNEGVDIPCIDTILFLRPTNSYTIFIQQLGRGLRTFEGKEKLRVLDFVGNFKGAELRPAFLSGSFKGERKPISPLDSNFILPSGCSANFDFKIIEYFEKNKDKRDNLKEKLYQDFLRVKEVLSKNPSIMDIFTFGEFPVHIYLQKYKSWYQFLKEIDGLKKKEKLFSERGINFLEFLEKTAMTKSYKIPLLLSLFKDGLKEEVTLKEIGKFYKEFYGEDLHGKDLTNKRHDDWKNWHLKKFEVLAKDNPIHFLTKDGKNEDFFSFSDDKFKLNDKLFKEIEKNKELLENILDRLEYRNKNYFRRKYMEG; from the coding sequence ATGCTAATATCTAATAACAAAAATACAATGTATGAGACTTTAAAAAATTCGATAAATAATTGTGAAGAGATAATAATGAATGTCCCTTTTATTCGTGATTCAGGACTAAAACTTTTAATTCCAGAGTTATTAAAAGCTAAAAATGCTGGAAAAAATATAAAGATTTTAACTAGTGATTATATGAAAGTAACAGAACCGAATGCACTTTATAGATTACTGGATATTCCAGGAGTTAAAATATTTAACAACCCTTCTAACAGATCTTTTCATGAGAAAACATATGTATTTAAAAATAAAAATAAGATTGAAATCTATGTTGGATCTTCCAATATATCATATTCTGAACTAGTTTCAGGAGTAGAGTGGAATTACTATTTCAATGGAGATTCTAATCAAGAGAATATAAATGATATTTTATTAGAGTTTAATGAACTTTATGAAAAGTGTAGCTATAACCTAACTTTAGATTGGTTAAGAAGTTATGAAAAGTCTTATGAGAAAAAGTATTTTGAAAAACTAATAGACCCTCAACCATCAATGGAGATTATGAAAAAATTGGAACCTATAAAGTTTCAAGTACCCGCTCTTTATGAGTTATCTAAAACTAGAGAGGAAGGGTATAAAAAAGCTATGGTTGTTGTTGGAACTGGGTTAGGAAAAACATACCTTTCAGCTTTTGACAGTATGAGTTTTAATAAGATATTGTTTGTAGCTCATAGAGATGAGATATTAAGAGATGCTAAAAAAACATTTGAAACTGTATATAAAGATACTAAAAGTTATGGATTTTTCAATGGTTACAAAAAAGAGGTAGCCAAAGATATAACTTTTGCAACAGTAATAACACTTTCAAAGGATGAGTATTTAGCAGATAATTATTTTTCAAAAGAGTATTTTGACTATATAGTAATAGATGAGTTTCATCACAGTAGTGCTCCAAGCTATTTAAAACTTTTAGATTACTTTAAACCTAAGTTTTTGCTTGGTCTTACTGCAACACCAGATCGTGCTGACAGTGGGGATGTATATAGACTATGTGATTATAATATTGCTTATGAGTGTGACTTTAGAGTTGGTATCAATAATGGGTGGCTCACTCCTTTTGAATACTTTGGAATCTACGATGATACAGATTACTCTCTAATTCCTTGGAGAAGTGGAAAATATGATTTAGAAGCTTTGGAAAATAGTTTAATTATTGAAAAAAGATTGGAACTTGTCTATAAAAAGTATATAGAGTTTAGAAAAACCTCTACTATTGCTTTTTGTGCCAGTGTTAAGCACTGTAAAGTCATGCAACACTACTTTAGTGATAGAAATATCAAAAGTGAGATAGTTATAGGTGATACATCTGTGGAGAAAAGACAAGAGATAATTTTTAAGCTTAAAGAGGGAAAATTAGATATTATATTTACTGTAGATGTTTTTAATGAGGGTGTAGATATACCATGTATAGATACTATTTTATTTTTAAGACCAACAAACTCCTATACAATATTTATTCAGCAATTAGGTAGAGGACTTAGGACTTTTGAGGGAAAAGAAAAACTTCGAGTTTTAGATTTTGTTGGAAACTTTAAAGGGGCAGAGTTAAGGCCAGCTTTTTTATCTGGAAGTTTTAAGGGTGAAAGAAAACCAATATCCCCTTTAGATTCAAACTTTATTTTACCAAGTGGGTGTAGTGCAAACTTTGATTTTAAAATAATAGAGTATTTTGAAAAAAATAAAGATAAAAGGGATAACTTAAAGGAAAAGTTATATCAAGATTTTTTAAGAGTTAAAGAGGTTCTAAGTAAAAATCCAAGTATTATGGATATCTTTACCTTTGGAGAGTTCCCAGTGCATATATACTTACAAAAATATAAAAGCTGGTATCAATTTTTAAAAGAGATTGATGGATTAAAAAAGAAAGAAAAGTTATTTTCAGAAAGAGGTATTAATTTCTTGGAGTTTTTAGAAAAAACTGCAATGACTAAATCTTATAAAATACCATTATTACTTTCTTTGTTTAAAGATGGATTAAAAGAAGAGGTGACTTTAAAAGAAATTGGTAAGTTTTATAAAGAGTTTTATGGTGAGGATTTACACGGGAAGGATTTAACTAATAAAAGACATGATGATTGGAAAAATTGGCATTTGAAGAAATTTGAAGTTTTGGCCAAAGATAATCCAATACATTTTTTAACTAAAGATGGAAAAAACGAGGATTTTTTTAGTTTTTCAGATGATAAATTTAAACTAAATGATAAATTGTTTAAAGAGATAGAGAAAAATAAGGAGTTATTAGAAAATATTTTAGATAGATTAGAGTATAGAAATAAAAACTATTTTAGAAGAAAATATATGGAGGGATAA
- a CDS encoding bifunctional 2-polyprenyl-6-hydroxyphenol methylase/3-demethylubiquinol 3-O-methyltransferase UbiG, whose protein sequence is MSVEFYNNNADDFFNNTVNADMSATYSLFEENLSDINGEILDLGCGSGRDAKHFIDKGYEVTALDLSPVLASKASEYIEQEVIVGNMKDLDYKDRFIGIWACASLLHLTEDEVLETVKRCHKALKKDGVLYASFKYGENNYEKDGRSFTCFTRDSFLNLIKGLDFYYCATFETGDVRPGRENEKWLNVILKKV, encoded by the coding sequence ATGTCGGTAGAGTTTTATAATAATAATGCAGATGATTTTTTTAATAATACTGTTAATGCAGATATGAGTGCTACTTATAGTTTGTTTGAAGAGAATCTTTCAGATATAAATGGAGAGATACTTGATTTAGGGTGTGGAAGTGGAAGAGATGCTAAGCATTTTATCGATAAGGGATATGAGGTAACAGCTTTAGATCTATCTCCAGTATTAGCATCAAAGGCAAGTGAGTATATTGAGCAAGAGGTTATCGTAGGAAATATGAAAGATTTGGATTATAAGGATAGATTCATTGGAATTTGGGCTTGTGCATCACTGTTACATCTAACGGAGGATGAAGTTTTAGAAACTGTAAAAAGGTGTCATAAGGCTTTAAAAAAGGATGGGGTACTTTATGCATCTTTTAAATATGGGGAAAATAATTATGAGAAGGATGGAAGAAGTTTTACTTGTTTTACTAGAGATAGTTTTTTAAATTTAATAAAGGGACTAGATTTTTATTATTGTGCAACATTTGAAACTGGAGATGTTAGACCTGGAAGGGAGAATGAAAAATGGCTGAATGTAATTCTGAAAAAGGTATAG
- a CDS encoding OmpA family protein has protein sequence MKKYIENDDFWPSISDLMSGLMIIFMFIAIAFMSQVSKEKQSMTDLAKNYKLVKISIYQELFKEFETDLNDWNAYIDKETLSIKFREPDIFFEQGSSDLNYRFKEILDDFFPRYIEILNSNKFRNEIEEVRIEGHTSTEWTKNSTSIESYFKNMELSQNRTRSTLHYVMTLDSMNSHENFMIEKVTANGLSYSKRIVTNGVEDKKMSRRVEFRIRTKAEQKIDEILAKANKDSELNNETN, from the coding sequence ATGAAAAAATATATTGAAAATGATGATTTTTGGCCATCTATATCAGATTTAATGTCTGGGTTAATGATTATATTTATGTTTATAGCCATTGCTTTTATGTCCCAAGTTTCAAAAGAAAAACAAAGTATGACAGATTTAGCAAAAAATTATAAGTTAGTAAAAATATCTATATATCAAGAGTTATTTAAAGAGTTTGAAACAGATTTAAATGATTGGAATGCATATATAGATAAAGAAACGTTATCTATAAAATTTAGAGAACCTGATATTTTTTTTGAACAGGGAAGTAGTGATTTAAACTATAGATTTAAAGAGATTTTAGATGATTTTTTTCCTAGATATATAGAAATTTTAAATTCTAATAAGTTTCGTAATGAAATAGAAGAGGTTAGAATAGAAGGACATACGTCAACAGAGTGGACCAAAAATTCTACATCAATAGAATCTTATTTTAAGAATATGGAGCTATCACAAAATAGAACAAGATCAACACTACACTATGTTATGACTTTAGATTCTATGAATTCTCATGAAAATTTTATGATAGAAAAAGTTACAGCTAATGGGTTATCATATAGTAAAAGAATTGTTACAAATGGAGTAGAGGATAAAAAAATGTCTAGAAGGGTTGAGTTTAGAATAAGAACTAAGGCGGAACAAAAGATTGATGAGATTTTAGCTAAAGCCAATAAGGATAGTGAGTTAAATAATGAAACTAATTAA
- a CDS encoding HNH endonuclease encodes MKLINFNEFLAFKKMREKMGIPEGYKPNFKILNITITTNWSNIKTKGLDVSIDELCIAQDKTLEHKDFPGQKMLVYIRDFMGDYVKDEEDMASFPKFHISWCTALERMHKSKKYDRYVVSQRNDGIFLLNKTLSGKVVKKDIELKLNVCKYCLGNLNYKGYGSSYQAKNEIFNNFTVKDFLSEYNTEIYIEPIHTSLSQPLNEYSKDWTNISYSYKKSKKFICQECGKDCSKDINELHVHHIDGVKSNNNPSNLEIVCVKCHSKKPMHEHMLISSKFQRYL; translated from the coding sequence ATGAAACTAATTAACTTTAATGAATTTTTAGCTTTTAAAAAAATGAGAGAAAAAATGGGAATACCTGAAGGTTATAAGCCAAATTTTAAAATTTTAAATATAACAATAACCACGAATTGGAGTAATATTAAAACTAAAGGATTGGATGTATCAATAGATGAACTTTGCATAGCTCAAGATAAAACATTAGAACATAAGGATTTTCCAGGACAAAAAATGTTAGTTTATATAAGAGATTTTATGGGAGATTATGTTAAAGATGAAGAAGATATGGCCTCATTTCCAAAATTTCATATATCATGGTGTACAGCTTTGGAAAGAATGCATAAGAGCAAAAAGTATGATAGATATGTTGTAAGTCAAAGAAATGATGGTATTTTTTTATTAAATAAAACTCTTTCTGGGAAAGTTGTAAAAAAAGATATAGAGTTAAAACTTAATGTATGCAAATATTGTTTAGGAAATTTAAATTATAAAGGATACGGATCTTCGTATCAAGCAAAAAATGAAATCTTTAACAATTTTACTGTTAAGGATTTCTTAAGTGAATATAATACTGAAATTTATATAGAACCAATCCATACTTCTTTATCCCAACCATTAAATGAGTATTCTAAAGATTGGACGAATATTAGTTATAGTTATAAAAAAAGTAAAAAATTTATTTGTCAAGAGTGTGGAAAAGATTGCTCAAAAGATATAAATGAACTTCATGTTCATCATATAGATGGTGTTAAATCAAATAATAATCCATCTAATTTAGAAATTGTTTGTGTAAAGTGTCATTCTAAAAAGCCAATGCATGAACATATGCTAATTAGTTCGAAATTTCAAAGGTATTTATAA
- the zorA gene encoding anti-phage ZorAB system protein ZorA, whose protein sequence is MKRIGKLNNPLLYVGIFIAAWGFVTKEGYDILRNSNKRIILSSMNEEQEKFQLKENYLENINFNKVLEKLKNENKIKIENKDTLEVIKLGYILKYNSLKDSEKKVISILYQNQDGFLTEEQFKNIYLNKNFEVDYQELLKDNILKEEANSIIYREKMTSLNEKFFIFMSILFILTLSVRGIRDFKNIVVLEKVRDKLDKEKDYSDLNQWMDRYSDDFSIKRQWTNFRDSLAEKYRMIDPDFFFNFDILYRDEISYRLFSYIPQILLGVGMLGTFYGLSLGLSSLDLSTMNSIQDGVGELLSGVKTAFYTSLFGLIFSLLLSFFYGLYFSSIEKIIVKIKNKSIDFISKSPEKNPLDKIIDSLDGIKSSNNDMATNLSNQIGTMSENIRTSISGISESFGADFRENLTTSLDKIFNENFITNLNFSLNQISEVFLENSKKMVEFKDEVQNSIDQLSGLKDSYVDVLKETSSLKLEFNETMESINSKLQTISTEVDSVSEKYKETSSNLGNILESIVTSQDNSIELLEENKNVMRVATTLLENSKNILDAEKSVQELWNSYEDIFKEINDNLSRNLDTYKISLESTTTKLREILKENSNEYNTFIKSQTVDFISEMKKGIVMLFTDYDQNLTTAVSKFNGVLLDFSEKMNEFTDSTQISTETISEKIEVLEEKIESIKIERKEN, encoded by the coding sequence ATGAAAAGGATAGGGAAATTAAATAATCCTCTATTATATGTGGGTATATTCATAGCAGCATGGGGATTTGTAACAAAGGAAGGTTATGACATTTTAAGGAACTCGAATAAAAGAATAATACTTTCTTCAATGAATGAAGAACAAGAAAAATTTCAGTTAAAAGAAAATTATTTAGAAAATATAAATTTTAATAAGGTTTTAGAAAAGTTAAAAAATGAGAATAAGATTAAAATTGAAAATAAAGATACTTTAGAAGTAATAAAATTAGGTTATATTTTAAAATATAATTCTCTAAAAGATTCAGAGAAAAAAGTGATTTCAATATTATATCAAAACCAAGATGGCTTTTTGACAGAAGAGCAATTTAAAAATATATATTTGAATAAAAATTTTGAAGTAGATTACCAGGAGCTTTTAAAAGATAATATTTTAAAAGAAGAGGCTAACTCTATAATTTATAGAGAGAAAATGACTTCATTAAATGAGAAATTTTTTATCTTTATGTCTATTTTGTTTATATTAACATTATCAGTAAGGGGAATAAGAGATTTTAAAAATATAGTAGTTTTGGAAAAAGTTAGAGATAAACTAGATAAAGAAAAAGATTATTCTGACTTAAATCAATGGATGGATAGATATTCTGATGATTTTTCAATAAAAAGACAGTGGACAAACTTTAGAGATAGTTTGGCTGAAAAATATAGAATGATAGATCCAGATTTCTTTTTTAACTTTGATATTTTATATAGAGATGAGATAAGCTATAGATTATTTTCATATATTCCTCAAATACTTTTAGGAGTGGGTATGCTTGGAACATTTTACGGTTTATCATTAGGATTATCAAGCTTAGATTTAAGTACTATGAATTCTATTCAAGATGGTGTAGGAGAGCTTTTAAGTGGTGTTAAGACAGCATTTTATACAAGTTTATTTGGATTAATATTTTCATTACTTCTTTCGTTTTTTTATGGTTTATATTTTAGTTCAATAGAAAAAATAATTGTTAAAATAAAAAATAAATCAATAGATTTCATAAGTAAGAGTCCAGAAAAAAATCCTTTAGATAAGATAATAGATTCTTTAGACGGAATAAAAAGCTCAAATAACGATATGGCTACAAATTTGAGTAATCAAATAGGAACTATGTCAGAAAATATAAGGACGAGCATAAGTGGAATTTCAGAGAGTTTTGGAGCAGATTTTAGAGAAAACTTAACGACTTCATTGGATAAAATTTTTAATGAAAATTTTATTACTAATTTGAATTTTTCTTTAAATCAAATTTCAGAAGTATTTTTAGAAAACTCTAAAAAAATGGTTGAATTTAAAGATGAAGTTCAAAATTCAATAGACCAACTATCGGGATTAAAAGATTCTTACGTAGATGTATTAAAAGAAACATCAAGCTTAAAATTAGAATTTAATGAAACAATGGAAAGCATAAATTCTAAGTTACAGACTATATCTACAGAAGTAGATAGTGTATCTGAAAAATATAAAGAAACATCTTCAAATTTAGGAAACATTTTAGAATCCATAGTTACATCACAAGATAATAGTATAGAGTTATTAGAAGAGAATAAAAATGTGATGAGAGTAGCAACAACACTATTAGAAAACTCTAAGAACATTTTAGATGCTGAAAAGAGTGTACAAGAGTTATGGAATTCATATGAGGATATATTTAAAGAGATTAATGATAATCTATCAAGAAATTTAGATACTTATAAAATCAGTTTAGAAAGTACAACAACAAAACTTAGAGAGATTTTAAAAGAAAACTCAAACGAATATAATACTTTTATAAAAAGTCAAACTGTAGATTTTATAAGTGAGATGAAAAAAGGAATTGTTATGTTATTTACTGATTATGATCAAAATTTAACAACAGCAGTAAGTAAATTTAATGGAGTTCTTCTTGACTTTAGTGAGAAAATGAATGAATTTACAGATTCAACTCAAATAAGTACAGAAACTATATCAGAAAAAATAGAGGTTTTAGAGGAAAAAATAGAAAGTATAAAAATTGAAAGAAAGGAAAACTAA
- a CDS encoding OmpA family protein has protein sequence MIRRYRKNEEEESNYWLSIGDLMAGALIIFILLFVLQILNVNKKLAEKEELLGNLGDLEKKVAYLEDVEKALKTKSGHLEKIIGMKQEIVSIIIDKFKKENLKIDIDAKTGNIKLDDSILFSFGSAELKLEGKEFLKEFVPKYIEVFFGDDNVKPYVTQIVIEGHTDNIGSYLSNLDLSQRRALSVVKFIFGQEMPNFKWKEDLKKIITANGRSNILLITDKNGNIDDTKSRRVEFQFKLDDEKANGEIKKILNNGVK, from the coding sequence ATGATTCGTAGATATAGAAAAAATGAAGAAGAAGAATCGAATTATTGGTTATCTATTGGAGATTTAATGGCTGGAGCTCTAATAATTTTTATTCTTTTATTTGTTTTACAGATTTTAAATGTAAATAAAAAGTTAGCAGAAAAAGAGGAGCTATTAGGAAATCTTGGAGATTTAGAAAAAAAAGTAGCTTATTTAGAAGACGTAGAAAAAGCTCTCAAAACTAAAAGTGGTCATTTAGAAAAAATTATAGGAATGAAACAAGAGATAGTATCTATTATCATTGATAAGTTTAAAAAAGAAAATTTAAAAATAGATATAGATGCGAAAACGGGAAATATAAAATTAGATGATAGTATACTATTTAGTTTTGGAAGTGCAGAACTTAAACTAGAAGGAAAAGAATTTTTGAAGGAGTTTGTACCAAAATATATTGAAGTATTCTTTGGTGATGATAATGTAAAGCCATATGTTACTCAAATAGTAATAGAGGGGCATACTGACAACATTGGAAGTTATTTATCTAATCTTGATCTATCTCAAAGAAGAGCACTTAGTGTAGTTAAGTTTATATTTGGTCAGGAGATGCCTAATTTTAAATGGAAAGAGGATTTAAAAAAGATCATAACTGCAAATGGAAGAAGTAATATTTTATTAATAACAGATAAAAATGGAAATATTGATGATACCAAAAGTAGAAGAGTTGAATTTCAATTTAAGCTAGATGATGAGAAAGCTAATGGAGAGATAAAAAAAATATTAAATAATGGTGTAAAATAA
- a CDS encoding EH signature domain-containing protein produces the protein MDLKKLNLDIYKCKKLKILTEDIDMQWDVKILTLSSIQLKNILVNLFNKNKLKDKDLSRLLCNILEVKTILAKERIGSLEEFFIKLENAFNGNLESERIRNLDIFYDTILVFYNNKIAVKSINLIVNKLLSPKLNLDKNISKKTQIIFEMRESKKNIVEFFVDKFLLKQRSYLINLFDFEMDFYIGKSTELFFDIIKNIFYSHIRWIVREQDLDVNRNFLKLMRENINNLSEKSEIYKKIIDIYSDNIRFDIKADLWFYEILDQLGEIKASNKEWELFTIEEKKIFKKWFFGKKIYDAFKNVNDPERGEFWKGYAHCIVDFKIYEKVAQAIVMEFENHTVVEFGKVGNAAYVYPRDILSVERVNGFFGYYSNTTIRDVKLKDKSAAIPLKNSNLSSGWNHPGNWQQTFRYRLSELGYR, from the coding sequence ATGGACTTGAAAAAATTAAATTTAGATATATATAAATGCAAAAAGTTAAAAATACTGACTGAAGATATAGATATGCAATGGGATGTTAAAATCTTAACTTTATCTTCAATTCAATTAAAAAATATATTAGTAAATTTATTCAACAAAAATAAACTCAAAGATAAAGATTTGAGTAGGTTATTATGCAATATTTTAGAAGTAAAAACTATTTTAGCAAAAGAAAGAATAGGAAGTTTAGAAGAGTTTTTTATTAAATTAGAAAACGCTTTTAATGGTAATTTAGAATCTGAGAGAATTAGAAATTTAGATATTTTTTATGATACAATTTTAGTTTTTTATAATAATAAAATTGCAGTAAAATCAATTAATCTTATTGTAAATAAGCTTTTAAGTCCCAAATTAAATTTAGATAAAAATATATCTAAAAAGACTCAAATTATATTTGAAATGAGAGAAAGTAAAAAAAATATAGTAGAGTTTTTTGTTGATAAATTTTTGCTTAAACAAAGAAGTTATCTAATTAATTTATTTGACTTTGAAATGGATTTTTATATTGGAAAATCGACAGAATTATTTTTTGATATTATAAAAAATATATTTTACTCACATATTAGATGGATAGTTAGAGAACAGGACTTAGATGTAAATAGAAATTTTCTAAAATTAATGAGAGAAAATATAAATAATTTAAGCGAAAAATCAGAAATATACAAGAAGATTATAGATATATATTCAGATAACATTAGATTTGATATAAAGGCTGATCTTTGGTTTTATGAAATTTTAGACCAACTAGGAGAGATTAAAGCTTCTAATAAAGAATGGGAATTATTTACAATTGAAGAGAAAAAAATATTTAAAAAATGGTTCTTTGGTAAAAAGATATACGATGCATTTAAAAACGTTAATGACCCTGAAAGAGGAGAGTTTTGGAAGGGGTATGCACACTGTATAGTGGATTTTAAAATATATGAGAAGGTAGCTCAAGCAATTGTTATGGAATTTGAAAATCATACAGTTGTAGAGTTTGGAAAAGTGGGAAATGCCGCATATGTTTATCCTAGAGATATTTTAAGTGTAGAAAGAGTTAATGGTTTCTTTGGTTACTATAGCAATACAACAATAAGAGATGTAAAATTAAAAGACAAATCAGCAGCTATTCCATTGAAAAATTCAAATCTATCGTCTGGTTGGAATCATCCAGGAAATTGGCAGCAGACATTCAGATATAGACTTAGCGAACTTGGCTATAGATAA